The following are from one region of the Stigmatella ashevillena genome:
- a CDS encoding serine/threonine-protein kinase, giving the protein MGRYRLSARIATGGMAEVYLGRRIEEDGRRGPAVAVKRLLPHLTSDRRIVQMFLNEARITAQIHHPNVVTILETGMDGTEPFIALELLEGRSFAELRQEAAERGRRVPLGVTLRTLVDACRGLDAAHRAVDETGRPLRIVHRDFTPDNIHVGANGSVKVIDFGIAKADALDSGTEPGTLKGKFFYMSPEMITGQRVDHRADIFAAGVMLYEQLCGRRPFTGLKPEEVLARITEGRPKPPTAFDPSVPDALEHICLTALHRAPESRFETLQVFIDAIESVGGSAEVASSEAVADYVESLFPRDSDPKRLTLQRARSADPSDSGVSAAQAAQTPARTSSPADSQPPRRAPTPQKRRQWPVLALAGLALLGLGAGGTYLLLRPTVPPAERLAQAETTPAPPERLAFLQGIEKDPRATAQELARAGELLMELGAHEAVLSLSETFIQRFPQDLEAHLLDARAATALLMGKRAERSIEEASSLAPKDVRPLLALADLRERQGDVPGALGALAKAYEKRPREARIAPRYGLLLSQSGQLDEAAAVLGAWIREHNDARPLAELAFVRYRQARMEDAAALLKRALRKAPRLAVAHYYLGAVLFQKGDTAGAERAYRQADQLDPADPRALSARCQLHARAGDANAMAEAQQLIASRFPAQAAALAAECSASH; this is encoded by the coding sequence ATGGGTCGCTACCGCCTGAGCGCGCGCATCGCGACGGGCGGCATGGCGGAGGTGTACCTGGGCCGCCGCATCGAGGAGGACGGGCGGCGCGGCCCCGCGGTGGCCGTCAAGCGGCTCCTGCCCCACCTCACCTCGGACCGGCGCATCGTGCAGATGTTCCTCAACGAGGCGCGCATCACCGCCCAGATTCACCACCCCAACGTCGTCACCATCCTGGAAACGGGGATGGACGGGACCGAGCCCTTCATCGCCCTGGAGCTGCTGGAGGGGCGCTCCTTCGCCGAGCTGAGGCAGGAGGCCGCGGAGCGGGGCCGACGCGTGCCCCTGGGGGTCACCCTGCGCACCCTGGTGGACGCGTGCCGAGGCCTGGATGCCGCCCACCGGGCCGTGGACGAGACCGGCCGTCCCCTGCGCATCGTCCACCGCGACTTCACCCCGGACAACATCCACGTCGGCGCCAACGGGTCCGTCAAGGTCATCGACTTCGGCATCGCCAAGGCGGACGCGCTCGACTCGGGCACAGAGCCGGGCACGCTCAAGGGCAAGTTCTTCTACATGTCGCCGGAGATGATCACCGGGCAGCGGGTGGACCACCGCGCGGACATCTTCGCCGCGGGGGTGATGCTCTACGAGCAGCTCTGCGGAAGGCGGCCCTTCACCGGGCTCAAGCCCGAGGAGGTGCTGGCCCGCATCACCGAGGGGCGCCCCAAGCCTCCCACCGCGTTTGATCCGTCCGTCCCCGACGCCCTGGAGCACATCTGCCTCACCGCGCTCCACCGGGCCCCCGAGTCCCGCTTCGAGACGCTTCAAGTCTTCATTGACGCCATCGAGAGCGTGGGGGGCTCCGCCGAGGTGGCCTCCTCCGAGGCGGTGGCCGACTACGTCGAGTCCCTCTTCCCCCGGGACAGCGACCCGAAGCGCCTGACGCTCCAGCGGGCCCGCTCCGCCGATCCCTCGGACTCCGGCGTCTCCGCCGCCCAGGCCGCCCAGACGCCTGCCCGGACCTCCTCCCCGGCGGACTCCCAACCTCCCCGCCGCGCGCCGACTCCCCAGAAGCGGCGCCAGTGGCCGGTGCTCGCCCTGGCGGGACTGGCGTTGCTGGGGCTCGGCGCGGGGGGGACCTATCTGCTGCTGCGGCCCACCGTTCCCCCGGCCGAGCGGCTCGCCCAGGCGGAGACCACCCCGGCCCCCCCCGAGCGGCTGGCCTTCCTGCAAGGCATCGAGAAGGACCCGCGCGCCACCGCCCAGGAGCTGGCCCGCGCCGGAGAACTCCTCATGGAGCTGGGCGCCCACGAGGCCGTCCTCTCGCTCTCGGAGACGTTCATCCAGCGCTTCCCCCAGGACCTGGAGGCCCACCTGCTCGATGCGCGCGCCGCCACCGCCCTGCTCATGGGCAAGCGCGCCGAGCGGTCCATCGAAGAGGCCTCCTCGCTGGCGCCCAAGGACGTGCGGCCCCTGCTCGCCCTGGCCGACCTGCGGGAGCGGCAGGGCGATGTGCCCGGGGCGCTCGGCGCGCTCGCCAAGGCCTATGAGAAACGGCCCCGGGAGGCCCGGATCGCTCCGCGCTATGGGCTGCTGCTCTCCCAGAGCGGACAGCTCGACGAGGCCGCGGCCGTGCTCGGCGCCTGGATCCGGGAACACAACGATGCGAGACCGCTCGCCGAACTCGCCTTCGTGCGCTACCGCCAGGCGCGCATGGAGGACGCCGCCGCCCTCCTCAAGCGCGCGCTGCGCAAGGCCCCCCGGCTCGCCGTGGCGCACTACTACCTGGGGGCCGTCCTCTTCCAGAAAGGGGACACCGCGGGCGCCGAGCGCGCCTACCGGCAGGCGGATCAGCTCGACCCGGCAGACCCACGGGCCCTCTCCGCCCGGTGTCAGCTCCACGCCCGGGCGGGCGATGCGAACGCCATGGCCGAAGCCCAACAGCTCATCGCCAGCCGGTTTCCGGCACAGGCGGCGGCTTTGGCGGCGGAGTGCTCGGCCAGCCATTAA
- a CDS encoding extracellular catalytic domain type 1 short-chain-length polyhydroxyalkanoate depolymerase, which translates to MDRTSCTGLTVGPGDFEWTLEHEGRPRAYKVHVPPGYNAARPTPAVIAFHGFGSTELEQEGLSRMSEVADEEGFLAIYPRGLNNPEVERTPDGGFTDSRSWNAGGCCGSAQLGRVDDVGFVEALFADLDTKLCVDTRRTYATGLSNGAFFSYRLACERAERFAAIAPVAGMENVAVCEPSRPVPVIHFHGTADATIAYTGGTIPLGRAYPSAPATVERWAERNGCTGPQTQTYRRGDSTCVTSTGCKPESATATLCTVEGGGHTWPGGLVPPDLGYTTQDLDATREMWRFFEAHPRP; encoded by the coding sequence GTGGACCGCACCTCCTGCACGGGGCTCACCGTGGGGCCCGGCGACTTCGAATGGACGCTGGAGCACGAGGGGCGTCCCCGGGCCTACAAAGTCCACGTCCCCCCGGGCTACAACGCGGCGCGGCCCACCCCGGCCGTCATCGCCTTTCACGGCTTTGGCTCGACCGAGCTGGAGCAGGAAGGCCTGAGCCGGATGTCCGAAGTGGCGGACGAGGAGGGATTCCTCGCCATCTACCCCCGGGGACTGAACAACCCCGAGGTGGAGCGCACGCCGGACGGCGGGTTCACCGACTCCCGGAGTTGGAACGCGGGCGGGTGCTGCGGGTCCGCGCAGCTCGGCCGGGTGGACGATGTGGGCTTCGTGGAGGCGCTCTTCGCGGATCTGGACACGAAGCTCTGCGTGGACACCCGCCGCACCTATGCCACGGGGCTCTCCAATGGAGCCTTCTTCTCGTACCGGCTGGCCTGTGAGCGCGCGGAGCGCTTCGCCGCCATCGCGCCCGTGGCCGGCATGGAGAACGTCGCCGTGTGCGAGCCCAGCCGTCCGGTGCCGGTGATACACTTCCACGGCACGGCCGACGCCACCATCGCCTACACCGGAGGCACCATTCCCCTCGGCCGCGCCTACCCGTCCGCGCCCGCCACGGTGGAGCGCTGGGCGGAGCGCAATGGCTGCACAGGCCCCCAGACGCAAACCTACCGCCGCGGGGACAGCACCTGCGTCACGTCCACCGGCTGCAAGCCCGAGAGCGCCACCGCGACGCTGTGCACCGTGGAGGGCGGCGGCCACACCTGGCCTGGGGGACTCGTGCCTCCCGACCTGGGCTACACGACGCAGGATCTCGACGCCACGCGCGAGATGTGGCGCTTCTTCGAAGCCCACCCCCGCCCCTGA
- a CDS encoding SRPBCC family protein produces MRVSHSVIIHRPVEQVFAYVTDLRNEVRWQPEIKEVRITSPGPLGKGSTFIEVRRTFGRNLVWYFEIEDYEAPFRLCIRSTSGTMPYTGCRLFEAVPEGTRVTESGELTTPLALRWMDGLFSRLSRRPLTAAYGNLKALLEKDP; encoded by the coding sequence GTGCGAGTCTCGCATAGCGTCATCATCCACCGCCCCGTGGAGCAGGTGTTCGCGTACGTGACGGACCTGCGCAACGAGGTGCGCTGGCAACCTGAAATCAAAGAAGTCCGGATCACCTCCCCCGGCCCGCTGGGCAAGGGCTCCACGTTCATCGAGGTGCGCCGGACCTTTGGCCGCAACCTGGTGTGGTACTTCGAGATCGAGGACTACGAGGCCCCCTTTCGCCTGTGCATCCGCAGCACCTCGGGGACGATGCCGTACACCGGGTGCAGGCTGTTCGAGGCCGTGCCCGAGGGAACGCGCGTCACCGAGTCCGGGGAGTTGACGACCCCGCTCGCGCTGCGGTGGATGGACGGGCTGTTCTCACGCCTGTCCCGCAGGCCGCTCACGGCGGCGTACGGCAACCTCAAGGCCCTGCTGGAAAAAGACCCCTGA
- a CDS encoding cytochrome P450, protein MPLSQTFHPFAPPLRDNPHPIFEEARKEEPIFFSELLKCWVVTRYEDVYAVLQDSRRFSSAGNLAVHKESLCPAAKTLLIENQYTDPPLVNEDAPVHTRRRPVFKKLFSQEAVRSLEPRIRDISQELVEGFIHQGRADIVSQLAYPLPMRVVLSWMDIPLEMMETIKRWGDAWVLLLFSELTPEHQMECAHMVVKLQRYIADLLAERLEQKRTDAMTLLAAQLLSQEKLSIEELAGMVSGTVVAGNATLTSMVGLTTRVFLQQPHLWQRLREKPALLSQAIDEALRLESPFWGLRRVTTEPAEVGGVKLPAGARVLVAFISANRDVERFPQSEVFDLDRPNASQHMSFGKGVHVCVGSNLAKQEVQAAMEVLLQRLPDARLVPGQELTFVPGLLRQHERLLVEWTPPNA, encoded by the coding sequence ATGCCCCTCTCTCAGACCTTCCATCCCTTCGCGCCCCCCCTCCGGGACAATCCCCACCCCATCTTCGAGGAGGCCCGGAAAGAAGAGCCGATCTTCTTCAGTGAACTCCTGAAGTGCTGGGTGGTGACACGCTACGAGGATGTCTATGCGGTCCTCCAGGACTCGCGGCGCTTCTCCTCGGCGGGCAACCTGGCCGTCCACAAGGAATCCCTCTGTCCGGCCGCCAAGACCCTGCTCATCGAGAACCAGTACACCGATCCGCCGCTGGTGAACGAAGACGCCCCCGTCCACACGCGCCGCCGCCCCGTCTTCAAGAAACTCTTCTCCCAGGAGGCCGTCCGCTCCCTGGAGCCGCGCATCCGGGACATCTCCCAGGAGCTGGTGGAGGGCTTCATCCACCAGGGGCGCGCCGACATCGTCTCCCAGCTGGCCTACCCCCTGCCCATGCGCGTCGTCCTGTCGTGGATGGACATCCCCCTGGAGATGATGGAGACGATCAAGCGTTGGGGGGATGCGTGGGTGCTGCTGCTCTTCTCGGAGCTGACGCCCGAGCACCAGATGGAATGCGCGCACATGGTGGTGAAGTTGCAGCGCTACATCGCCGATCTGCTGGCCGAGCGGCTGGAGCAGAAGCGGACCGACGCGATGACGCTGCTCGCCGCCCAACTGCTCAGCCAGGAGAAGCTCTCCATCGAGGAGCTGGCGGGGATGGTGTCCGGCACGGTGGTGGCCGGCAATGCCACGCTCACCAGCATGGTCGGCCTGACCACCCGGGTGTTCCTGCAACAGCCCCACCTCTGGCAGCGGCTGCGCGAGAAGCCGGCGCTCCTCTCCCAGGCCATCGATGAGGCCCTCCGGCTGGAGTCCCCCTTCTGGGGCCTGCGGCGCGTGACGACCGAGCCCGCGGAGGTGGGCGGGGTGAAGCTGCCCGCGGGGGCGCGGGTGCTGGTGGCGTTCATCTCCGCCAACCGGGACGTGGAGCGCTTCCCCCAGTCCGAGGTGTTCGACCTGGACCGGCCCAATGCCTCTCAACACATGTCCTTTGGCAAGGGCGTCCACGTGTGTGTGGGCTCGAACCTGGCCAAGCAAGAAGTCCAAGCGGCCATGGAGGTGCTCCTGCAACGGCTGCCCGACGCCCGGCTGGTGCCAGGCCAGGAGCTGACCTTCGTTCCGGGCCTGCTGCGTCAGCACGAGCGGCTGCTCGTGGAGTGGACGCCTCCGAATGCCTGA
- a CDS encoding alpha/beta fold hydrolase, with protein MRFNVAVTLVLALLLSSTGALAGSKRSTYILVHGAFHGGWAWQAFAEELRQDKATVYTPTLTGLGERAHLAQPDVSLETHVQDIVSLILFEDLHDVVLVGHSYAGMVITGVAAALPDRIDQLVYFDAAIPEPGQSFFAAVGFPDAFPADMWQLPPFSPQDFGVTRPEEVAFVGARLRPQPLATFQEPIAFDWKTLSKIRKTYIHCKGAWFQREIFLGFRAKALARGWKHEDINASHDAMLTDTKKAYKALRDLVD; from the coding sequence ATGCGTTTCAATGTGGCGGTCACCCTGGTCCTGGCACTCCTGCTCTCATCGACGGGGGCGCTGGCGGGCTCGAAGCGGTCCACCTACATCCTGGTCCATGGCGCCTTCCACGGCGGGTGGGCCTGGCAGGCGTTTGCCGAGGAGCTGCGCCAGGACAAGGCCACCGTCTACACGCCGACGCTGACGGGCCTGGGCGAGCGCGCGCACCTGGCGCAGCCCGACGTCAGTCTCGAGACGCACGTGCAGGACATCGTCTCGCTCATCCTGTTCGAGGACCTGCACGACGTCGTCCTGGTGGGCCACAGCTACGCGGGCATGGTCATCACCGGCGTGGCCGCCGCGCTGCCGGACCGGATTGACCAGTTGGTGTACTTCGACGCGGCCATTCCGGAGCCGGGCCAGTCCTTCTTCGCCGCGGTGGGGTTCCCGGATGCGTTCCCCGCGGACATGTGGCAGCTGCCCCCCTTTTCGCCTCAGGACTTCGGGGTGACGCGCCCCGAGGAGGTGGCCTTCGTCGGAGCGCGCCTGCGGCCTCAGCCGCTGGCGACCTTCCAGGAGCCCATCGCGTTCGACTGGAAGACGCTCTCGAAGATCCGCAAGACATACATTCACTGCAAGGGCGCGTGGTTCCAGCGGGAAATTTTCCTCGGCTTCCGCGCGAAGGCGCTGGCCCGTGGCTGGAAGCACGAAGACATCAATGCCAGCCACGATGCCATGCTGACGGACACCAAGAAGGCTTACAAAGCCCTCCGCGACCTGGTGGACTGA
- a CDS encoding amidohydrolase family protein, translating into MGTVLKGGHVVELEPALVERVDLRIEGERIVARAPDITPRPDDEVVALSGKLIFPGLVSAHHRLHTSLARGLSEPRVDSYQEALENGRWRYEAALDGDAVQVAACAGGLEALQCGTTTLFDFHSSPKAIAGSLVRVARGLHEVGVRGVLSYAVTDRKGAVGREEGLEETVGFSRKAKGRFRGQVGAASLFTVGPEALEGIKEALATTGSGLHVPVAEDPLDEKLSMERHGASPVTRLMEAGLLSPKSQLAHVGHLAWADLAQLLATGTWVVHTPRSNQQLEVGYAPALKFGARATLGTDGMAADVFAEAQAAYLRSREAGQPIDVLRYLANGHRLASQSFDFPVGPLREGAAADLLLLDYLPPTPLNAGNLAWHVVYGLGSRHVEAVMVEGTWRIWARRPLSVSPSVVADQAREAATAVWARMSQG; encoded by the coding sequence TTGGGCACCGTCCTCAAGGGTGGACATGTCGTCGAACTGGAGCCTGCCCTCGTCGAGCGGGTGGACCTGCGCATCGAAGGCGAGCGCATTGTCGCGCGTGCGCCGGACATCACGCCCCGGCCCGATGACGAGGTGGTGGCCCTGTCGGGCAAGCTCATCTTCCCGGGGCTGGTGAGCGCCCATCACCGGCTGCACACCTCCCTGGCCCGGGGGCTGTCCGAGCCGCGGGTGGACAGCTACCAGGAGGCGCTGGAGAACGGGCGCTGGCGCTACGAGGCGGCCCTGGATGGGGACGCGGTGCAGGTGGCCGCGTGCGCGGGTGGGCTGGAGGCATTGCAGTGTGGCACCACCACCCTCTTCGACTTCCATTCGTCGCCCAAGGCGATTGCCGGCTCGCTGGTGCGGGTGGCGCGCGGGCTCCACGAGGTGGGGGTTCGCGGGGTGCTCTCCTATGCGGTGACGGACCGCAAGGGGGCCGTGGGGCGCGAGGAGGGGCTGGAGGAGACCGTGGGGTTCTCCCGCAAGGCCAAGGGCCGCTTCCGGGGCCAGGTGGGCGCGGCGTCCCTCTTCACGGTGGGCCCGGAGGCGCTGGAGGGCATCAAGGAGGCGCTGGCCACCACGGGCTCCGGGCTGCACGTCCCGGTGGCCGAGGATCCCCTGGACGAGAAGCTCTCGATGGAGCGCCATGGCGCCTCGCCCGTGACGCGGCTCATGGAGGCGGGATTGCTCTCGCCCAAGAGCCAGCTCGCGCACGTGGGACACCTGGCGTGGGCGGATCTGGCGCAGCTGCTCGCCACCGGCACCTGGGTGGTGCACACCCCGCGCTCCAACCAGCAGCTCGAGGTGGGGTACGCGCCGGCGTTGAAGTTCGGCGCGCGCGCCACCCTGGGCACGGACGGCATGGCGGCGGATGTCTTCGCCGAGGCGCAGGCGGCCTACTTGCGCTCGCGCGAGGCGGGGCAGCCCATCGACGTGCTCCGCTACCTGGCCAATGGCCACCGCCTGGCCTCGCAGTCCTTTGACTTTCCCGTGGGGCCCTTGCGCGAGGGGGCCGCGGCGGACCTGCTCCTGCTGGACTACCTGCCGCCCACGCCGCTGAACGCCGGCAACCTGGCCTGGCACGTGGTGTACGGCCTGGGCTCGCGGCACGTGGAGGCCGTGATGGTGGAGGGGACGTGGCGCATCTGGGCGCGGCGTCCGCTTTCGGTCAGTCCTTCGGTGGTGGCGGACCAGGCCCGCGAGGCCGCCACGGCCGTCTGGGCGCGGATGTCCCAGGGCTGA
- a CDS encoding peroxiredoxin: MLLPLLMTGFFAAATPQAGDTAPDFTVTDTSGKKYTLSEQVKEGPVIVAFFPKAFTPGCTNELTAYRDRYADIEKLKGQVLAVSMDDAETLKKFKESLKAPFAFIPDPDGVVVKQFDVKTPVMSYAQRYTFVVGEGRKILRVESGKDAIDPSAAIAACPLRKQDAKPEPKAAPH; the protein is encoded by the coding sequence ATGCTCCTTCCCCTCCTGATGACAGGTTTCTTCGCGGCGGCGACCCCCCAGGCCGGTGACACCGCACCGGACTTCACGGTCACCGACACCAGCGGCAAGAAGTACACGCTCTCGGAGCAGGTGAAGGAAGGCCCGGTCATCGTGGCCTTCTTCCCCAAGGCGTTCACCCCCGGGTGCACCAACGAGCTCACGGCGTACCGGGACCGGTACGCGGACATCGAGAAGCTCAAGGGGCAGGTGCTGGCCGTCTCCATGGACGATGCGGAGACGCTGAAGAAGTTCAAGGAGTCACTGAAGGCGCCCTTTGCCTTCATCCCCGACCCGGACGGGGTGGTGGTGAAGCAGTTCGATGTGAAGACGCCGGTGATGTCCTACGCGCAGCGCTACACGTTCGTCGTGGGCGAGGGCCGGAAAATCCTGAGGGTGGAGTCGGGCAAGGACGCCATTGATCCCTCCGCGGCCATCGCGGCCTGCCCGCTGCGTAAGCAGGACGCGAAGCCGGAGCCGAAGGCCGCGCCTCACTGA
- a CDS encoding SRPBCC family protein, with amino-acid sequence METNWYRFIEHWDIPGFTPDEVWQVVVDATKLPEWWRGVYQEVEVLSPEEITEAGGWLRARARGLLPYELHFMLEPVVLDPNGIIEVRAYGDFKGIWRATFSSTEEGTRIDIEWDVTVNKPIIRFTGWLLKPLFAWNHRWTMPRGQAGLLAYLTAQRAALESGELRASLA; translated from the coding sequence ATGGAAACCAACTGGTACCGTTTCATCGAGCACTGGGACATTCCAGGATTCACGCCGGACGAAGTGTGGCAAGTCGTGGTGGACGCAACGAAGCTCCCGGAATGGTGGCGCGGCGTCTATCAAGAGGTGGAAGTTCTCTCGCCCGAGGAAATCACTGAAGCGGGGGGCTGGCTTCGCGCACGCGCCCGGGGACTGTTGCCCTACGAGCTGCACTTCATGCTGGAGCCCGTCGTGCTCGATCCGAATGGGATCATCGAGGTCCGGGCGTACGGGGACTTCAAGGGAATCTGGCGGGCCACCTTCTCCTCCACGGAGGAAGGGACGCGGATCGACATCGAGTGGGACGTCACCGTGAACAAGCCGATCATCCGCTTCACGGGATGGTTGCTCAAGCCGCTGTTTGCCTGGAACCACCGCTGGACGATGCCGCGAGGACAAGCCGGACTCCTGGCCTATCTGACCGCACAACGCGCCGCGCTGGAGTCGGGTGAGCTTCGTGCGAGTCTCGCATAG